The Acidimicrobiia bacterium nucleotide sequence GCACGGCAGAGAGGAGGTCGGCTTCCAGTTTCTCGGCGTCGAGCTCGCCCATGCCCTCGTACTTGTTGGGCAGGACGATGTCGACGCCGTACGGGCGGCCCCCGCAGTGCTCGTCGATCCACTGGCACTCCACCTCGAGCTGGTCGGCCGGAAAAGCGACCGCTCCCAGCACGCCGAGGCCTCCGGCCTTACTGACCTCCGCGACGACGTCGCGACAGTGACTGAAGGCGAAGATCGGGAGATCGATGCCGAGCTTCTCGCAGACTTCGGTGCGCATGGTGTCTGTCCCCCTAGGTGTGCGGTCGATTGTATGCAGAAGGCGTCATAGCTCCTAGTGTCGTGCGATGCGACGAGGTCTCGCGGTCCTGAGCATCGTGCTGCTCGGCGTTGTACTGCTCGCCGCCCCTGCCTGTTCCGGCGGCGGCGGAAGCGCCGACGGTGAGCCCGACAGGGACGGGCAGGGAGGCGACCGGGCCCTCTCCGCACTCGACCTCCCCGAGGTCCCGTCGTCGGGCTGCGACGCTGGTGCGGCACTTCCCGCAGGTGACGAGGACCGGACCGTCACGAGCGGCTCCGACGAGCGCAGCTACATCCTGTCGATCCCCCCGGCCTACGACGGCGCGACTCCGCTGCCCGTCGTGGTCGACTACCACGGCTACCTCGAGGGGTCGCAGGTCCACGCGCGCACCAGCGGCTTCCGGGACCTGGGCGATGTCGAGGGATTCATCACCGTCACCCCGCAGGGACTCGGTGAGGTCCCGGCGTGGAACATCGCACAGGACGGAAAGGACGTCGACTTCACGAACGCCCTCCTCGACCAGCTCGAGGCCGACCTGTGCATCGACCGCTCCCAGGTCTACGCCGCGGGATTCTCCAACGGCGCGATGCTGACGTCCACCCTGGCGTGCACGACGACCGGCAGGTTCGCTGCGGTCATGCCCGTGGCGGGCATCCTCACCGTCGACGACTGCGATCCCGACCATCCGATGCCGGCGATCATCTTCCACGGGACCGACGACCAGTTCGTCGTCTTCGACGGCGGGCTCGGAGCCGGCGCTCTCGACCTCCCCACCGAGGGTGGCGGCACGATCGGCGAAGGCGCCGACCCGGGAATCGACCTCGACGACGAGGACGCCACGATCGAGAACTTCGCACCCGACACCGTGCCCGAGCGGGCCACCACGTGGGCGCTGCGCAACGGCTGTGACGGGGACTTCGAGGCGACCGACGTCTCCGACACCGTGGGACGTCGTACCTACACCGGTTGCCCCTACGACGGCCGTGTCGTGCTGTACGTCGTCGACGGCGGCGGTCACGCCTGGCCGGGAAGCGAGTTCACGGCCTCGATCGAGTCGGTGGTCGGGGCCACGACCATGGACGTCGACGCCACCGAGCTCGGCTGGGAGTTCTTCTCCGAGCAACGCCGCGAGATCCCCGCGACGGAGAGCTCCTAGCCGTCCGAGTCACGTGCTACCGCAGTTGCTGGGCGGCGGCTCGCCCGCGAAGCGGTCGGCGATCCAGGCCTCGATCTCCGGCAGGGCCTCCAGCCACGCGTCGACGTGGCTCCAACCCGGCTCTTCCACGTACTCGACGTCCTCGCCCGCTTCGCACAGGCCCTCCACGATCGCGCGGGTACCCGACACCGGAACGAGCTCGTCGTCCGCGCCGTGCAGGATCAGCATCGGGATGTCCTCGTCGGCGGGGACGCCGGTGTTGACCCGCACGATCTCCTGCCAGGTCGCGAGGTCTTCGGGGTCCTGGCGGAAGAGGGCCGTGGTGTCGACGCCCTCGATCGCTGCGGAGATGTCCTCGCTGCATGCCAGGTTCACGAGACGGTACCGGTCGACCAGCTCGGACGGTACGAGTGACTCGAGATCAGCCTCGTCGTAGACGGTCTCCCAGGTGGCGATGGCCTCCGCCGTGAGGGGGAAGTTCGCCGGTTCGGTGACGCCGCGCAGGAGGAACTCGTTGAGATCCGTGATCGGGGCGCTGGCCACGATGCCCGCCAGGTCCATGTCCGGGTCGTAGTCGCCGACGATCTCTCGCACGAACAGCACGGCGTGGCCACCCTGGGACGCACCCGCGGCGACGACGTCGTCGCCCGCTCCGAAACTGTCGTCGTCCGTGGCGGCCCGGGCGATGTCGATGATGCTGCGCGCCGAGGCCTGCCCCACCAGATAGGGGTGCTGCGACTCCGTCCCCAGGCCGTAGTAGTCGGTCGCCGCGACGACGTAGCCGTCGTCGAGGAACTCGGCAAGACCGGGAAAGCCGAACGGCGCGTTGTTCGACGGCGCGCAGCGGTCGGCCACACCCGTCGTCCCGTGTGCCCACGCCACCACGGGCCGACCACCCTCGGGCGTCGGGCCCGTCGGGGTGACGATCACGCCGGTGACCGGGACGAGGTCGCCGTTGGGCGTCGTGGACACATAGGTGACCTTGACAGCGTCACCGTCGACGCCGTCCCGCAGCGCGATCGGTTCCGAGTCGAGGATCTCACCGGGCTCTCCCGACTCCAGAACGTCGGGAGGCGCGTAGAAGGTGACCGTGGAGGGTGTCCCGGCGCCGTCGCCCGTGGTGGCGGGAACGTCGGTCGCCGACGGTTCGGGCCGTGCGCTGTCGGAGTCGCCGCCGTCACACGCGACGAGCAGGAGAGAAAGGACGGCAGCTGTGATCACGCGTCGGATCGTCATCCGACGAACCCGGCGGGCACGGGATCAGGCGGCGCTACGACGCCCGGCGACGACGACGTCGGCGACGCCGGGCCAGGAGAATGCAGGCCACGACCACGGTTCCGGCCACGGCGATGACCAGGCGCCGGTCGGCGGCCTCGGCGTAGCCGCCGGACGGAGGATCCGGCACGGGCGGAACACGCTCCGGCATCGACGCCGTGTTGTCGGGAAGTGCTTCCGTCGCAGCCGCAGCGGTGTCGGTCGTCGGCGACGAGCCGTTGACCGGCGGTGGGGAGGCTGTCTCGTCGAGGAGGGTGTCGACGGGCGCCGGGCCGTCCTCCTCGGTCACGCGCCGGCGCTGGTGCTTGCGTTGGGGGTCGTAAGCCATGCTTCCTCCGTGGCGTCGAGTCGTTCGAACACGGCGTCGAACTCGGCGACCGCCTCGTGCGCACCCGAACGGGAGCCGAGACCCCGCAACGGTAGCGACTGCGCAGCGGCCTCGGCGATCGCCGCCCGCTGGTGGATCGCCGGCCAGACCCGGTCGCCGTAGCGTTGCGCCATCTCCTCGTACCAGTAGCGGCCGTCGCGGGTTCGTCCGAGGTTGTTGACCACGATCGACGGGGTGCCGGGCCGGCCGCTGTGTCGGTCGGACACGCGGGCGATGGTCCGGAGGACCTGCTCGACCCCGTCGGCGGCCCAGGCCGACGGGGCGGTGACAACGAGAGCGCGGTCGGCGGCGAACAGCCCGTTGACGGTGAGCAGCCCGAGCGACGGTGGGCAGTCGACGAGAACGAGGTCGTGGTCGGATCCCGACACGGCTGTCTCGAGGCGGTCCTGGGCCCCGACGGGGTCCGTGGCGAGCTGGACCTCGCGCGACGCCAGCGCGGGAGTGCTCGGAACGACGTCGGGCGGCACCCCCACGGCGAGCTCCCAGCCCGAGGGTCGGATCACACCCGTGAGGGAGGCCGGCGTGCCCTGGTCGAGCACCTGCTCGACACCGGCCGGTGCGTCCCAGAC carries:
- a CDS encoding alpha/beta fold hydrolase, whose protein sequence is MITAAVLSLLLVACDGGDSDSARPEPSATDVPATTGDGAGTPSTVTFYAPPDVLESGEPGEILDSEPIALRDGVDGDAVKVTYVSTTPNGDLVPVTGVIVTPTGPTPEGGRPVVAWAHGTTGVADRCAPSNNAPFGFPGLAEFLDDGYVVAATDYYGLGTESQHPYLVGQASARSIIDIARAATDDDSFGAGDDVVAAGASQGGHAVLFVREIVGDYDPDMDLAGIVASAPITDLNEFLLRGVTEPANFPLTAEAIATWETVYDEADLESLVPSELVDRYRLVNLACSEDISAAIEGVDTTALFRQDPEDLATWQEIVRVNTGVPADEDIPMLILHGADDELVPVSGTRAIVEGLCEAGEDVEYVEEPGWSHVDAWLEALPEIEAWIADRFAGEPPPSNCGST
- a CDS encoding ParA family protein, with amino-acid sequence MPVVTIVNQKGGVGKTTVALALAETAAAHGRRVLVIDLDPQGNATSGLGVWDAPAGVEQVLDQGTPASLTGVIRPSGWELAVGVPPDVVPSTPALASREVQLATDPVGAQDRLETAVSGSDHDLVLVDCPPSLGLLTVNGLFAADRALVVTAPSAWAADGVEQVLRTIARVSDRHSGRPGTPSIVVNNLGRTRDGRYWYEEMAQRYGDRVWPAIHQRAAIAEAAAQSLPLRGLGSRSGAHEAVAEFDAVFERLDATEEAWLTTPNASTSAGA